The following are encoded in a window of Rhodothermus bifroesti genomic DNA:
- the thiD gene encoding bifunctional hydroxymethylpyrimidine kinase/phosphomethylpyrimidine kinase, protein MQPQTRPLPPVALTIAGSDSGGGAGIQADIKAMQANGVFAASVITAITAQNTKAVTAAFELPLDLIEAQIDAVCEDLPIAATKTGMLSSAAIIELVASKVEAWQLRPLVVDPVMISKSGYPLLRPDAVATLRERLLPLATLVTPNAHEAAHLTGVKIQTIEDLYEAAQRLKAMGPEAVLVKGGHLAQMAEAVDVLYDGQRFEVFRAPRIDTPHTHGTGCTYASAIAANLARGFSLLEAVRRAKQYVTEAIRHALPLGSGHGPTHHFYFLEDFNRFPIGPAEPAPQGRV, encoded by the coding sequence ATGCAACCCCAAACACGACCCCTTCCCCCTGTAGCCCTTACAATTGCAGGGAGCGATTCGGGTGGCGGAGCCGGCATTCAGGCCGACATTAAGGCCATGCAGGCGAACGGCGTGTTTGCCGCTTCGGTCATCACCGCCATCACGGCGCAAAACACCAAAGCCGTTACGGCGGCTTTTGAACTGCCATTGGACTTGATCGAAGCGCAGATCGATGCGGTGTGCGAGGATTTGCCCATTGCAGCTACCAAGACGGGCATGCTCTCTTCGGCTGCAATTATCGAGCTGGTGGCCAGCAAAGTGGAGGCCTGGCAACTACGCCCGCTCGTGGTCGACCCAGTGATGATTTCCAAAAGTGGTTATCCCCTTTTGCGACCTGATGCAGTTGCCACGCTGCGCGAGCGTCTCCTGCCGCTAGCCACATTGGTCACGCCCAATGCTCACGAAGCTGCGCATTTGACTGGAGTAAAGATTCAGACCATAGAAGACCTTTATGAGGCCGCTCAGCGCCTAAAGGCTATGGGGCCTGAGGCCGTGCTGGTCAAGGGGGGCCACCTGGCGCAGATGGCTGAGGCGGTCGATGTACTCTACGATGGGCAGCGCTTTGAGGTTTTTCGGGCACCCCGCATCGATACGCCCCACACGCATGGGACCGGTTGCACCTATGCCTCGGCCATTGCGGCCAACTTGGCCCGAGGATTTTCACTCCTAGAAGCTGTGCGTCGGGCCAAACAGTATGTGACTGAAGCCATCCGCCATGCCCTACCTTTGGGCAGCGGCCATGGCCCGACCCATCATTTTTATTTTCTGGAAGACTTTAACCGCTTTCCTATAGGTCCGGCAGAACCTGCTCCGCAGGGTCGCGTATAA
- a CDS encoding thiamine phosphate synthase, translating to MNVSLPRLLLIADRFTDPKRADRVAQAVAAGVAWVQLRDHSVDVFTFARVAKELVGRLRALRPEVLVTVNTHVALAQQLGLGVHVGLRGPSVAEARRQVGSQLLLGYSAHDVASAQQAASEGADYVVFSPVFATRSKPERPPAGLEALKAVCQNVCIPVVALGGITPERVSDCLQQGAYGVAVVSAILEAPDPKQAVRAFLDACKSLDHTLCNPKHDPFPL from the coding sequence ATGAACGTTTCGTTACCTCGCTTGCTGTTGATTGCCGATCGGTTCACAGATCCAAAGCGGGCTGATCGGGTGGCGCAAGCTGTTGCTGCTGGTGTGGCTTGGGTGCAACTTCGTGACCACAGCGTCGATGTCTTTACCTTTGCGCGTGTTGCCAAAGAATTGGTAGGCAGGCTGCGCGCGCTGCGGCCTGAGGTACTTGTTACGGTGAACACGCACGTGGCTCTTGCTCAGCAGCTGGGTTTGGGCGTGCACGTTGGCCTGCGGGGGCCCTCGGTAGCCGAAGCGCGGCGCCAAGTGGGTTCCCAGCTGCTTTTGGGCTACTCGGCGCACGATGTGGCTTCGGCCCAACAGGCGGCTTCCGAGGGCGCCGATTATGTGGTTTTTAGCCCGGTTTTTGCTACCCGCAGCAAACCTGAACGTCCCCCTGCCGGACTAGAGGCGCTAAAAGCGGTCTGCCAGAATGTATGCATCCCTGTAGTGGCCTTGGGAGGGATTACCCCAGAGCGCGTGTCAGACTGTTTGCAACAGGGCGCCTACGGCGTGGCCGTCGTCTCCGCTATTTTGGAGGCCCCGGATCCTAAGCAAGCCGTTCGGGCGTTTTTAGATGCATGCAAAAGCCTAGACCACACGCTATGCAACCCCAAACACGACCCCTTCCCCCTGTAG
- a CDS encoding ATP-binding protein — MNTLTPASVDALLPLYPEWVQELARRYFTKTTNQFILHGNVRDLIPLPEPDGFRYVPLRDFLRDDLFAPRDLVLFYDRSTGLQFANPATREDFFRALEGFDQLYGSSYARQLPRDPVRVFTLLERYFRLRLAEGRRIACIIDYAETIVPATEGAFASSEDRDALVFLLKWSHDPLLLQSDFTLCLITENLTDLHRQLVQNPYTAALRLPLPDEKVRQSFIESYLGSQTKAFLERSELSPAVLAHHTAGLNLIQLRTILADVLENHTPLSFERLVALKKAFIEAEAYGLLEFIETKYTLDMVAGHHRAKAHLRAAAQALRQGRYEVLPMGYLVTGPVGTGKTFLITCFAGEIGIPMVRLKNFRSQWQGVTEGNLEKILTLLEAMTPVAVMIDEADAALGHREAEGDSGVSKRVFAQIASFMSNPAHRGRILFFLLTARPDLMPVDLKRQGRAEEHLALFYPSSQQERDELLEVMLRRTGIPLSLEEVPSALRKGERAFSGAELEALLTRAKFRAAAQGLEEVTPQILQEVVDDFLPPTYPLEIELQTLVAALECTSRELLPEPLQNMDREAMLARVEALKQLLAIR; from the coding sequence ATGAACACGCTAACCCCAGCCAGTGTAGACGCGCTGCTTCCGCTCTATCCGGAATGGGTACAAGAACTGGCGCGCCGCTACTTTACGAAAACAACGAACCAGTTCATCTTGCACGGCAACGTGCGCGATTTAATTCCGCTACCCGAACCCGATGGCTTTCGTTACGTCCCGTTGCGGGACTTTCTGCGCGACGATTTGTTTGCGCCCCGCGATCTGGTGCTTTTTTATGACCGCTCGACAGGCTTGCAGTTTGCCAACCCAGCTACGCGCGAAGACTTTTTCCGTGCACTGGAAGGCTTTGATCAACTGTATGGTAGCAGCTACGCCCGACAGCTTCCACGCGACCCTGTGCGGGTCTTTACGCTGCTGGAACGTTACTTCCGGCTGCGCCTAGCCGAAGGTCGCCGCATCGCCTGCATCATTGACTATGCCGAAACCATTGTGCCTGCCACAGAGGGCGCCTTTGCTAGCAGCGAAGATCGCGATGCGTTGGTTTTTCTGCTTAAGTGGTCGCATGACCCCCTGCTGCTGCAAAGCGATTTTACACTATGCCTGATCACAGAGAACCTAACCGATCTGCACCGCCAGTTGGTGCAAAATCCCTACACCGCTGCGCTGCGCCTGCCTTTACCCGACGAAAAGGTGCGGCAAAGCTTTATCGAAAGCTATCTAGGTAGCCAAACCAAAGCGTTTCTTGAACGCTCCGAGCTGTCCCCCGCTGTGCTGGCCCACCATACAGCAGGACTCAACCTTATTCAGCTCCGAACCATTTTGGCTGATGTGCTGGAAAACCACACGCCGCTGAGTTTTGAGCGTCTGGTAGCGCTGAAAAAAGCCTTCATCGAAGCCGAGGCCTATGGGCTTCTAGAGTTTATTGAAACGAAGTACACGCTCGACATGGTAGCCGGCCATCATCGGGCCAAAGCCCACCTGCGTGCAGCAGCCCAAGCGCTTCGCCAGGGTCGCTACGAGGTGCTTCCCATGGGATACTTGGTAACGGGCCCGGTTGGCACCGGCAAAACATTTCTGATCACCTGTTTTGCCGGTGAAATTGGCATTCCTATGGTCCGACTCAAAAACTTTCGCTCGCAGTGGCAAGGCGTCACTGAGGGGAACCTCGAAAAGATCCTCACCCTGCTTGAAGCCATGACGCCTGTAGCGGTCATGATCGACGAGGCTGATGCCGCCTTAGGCCATCGCGAGGCAGAAGGCGACTCAGGTGTGTCAAAGCGCGTGTTTGCACAAATTGCTTCGTTCATGAGCAACCCGGCCCACCGCGGGCGCATCTTGTTCTTTTTACTCACTGCACGACCCGATCTCATGCCTGTTGACCTCAAGCGTCAAGGACGGGCCGAAGAACACTTGGCACTTTTTTATCCTTCTTCGCAACAAGAGCGTGATGAGCTGCTTGAAGTTATGCTACGCCGCACGGGAATCCCTCTCTCGCTCGAAGAAGTACCCTCGGCCCTGCGAAAGGGTGAGCGGGCCTTCAGTGGCGCTGAACTAGAAGCCTTGTTAACCCGTGCTAAATTTCGGGCTGCGGCACAAGGCCTCGAGGAAGTGACCCCGCAAATCCTCCAGGAGGTAGTAGACGACTTCCTACCGCCTACCTACCCCCTGGAGATCGAGTTGCAAACCCTGGTAGCTGCGCTAGAATGCACGAGCCGCGAATTGCTCCCCGAGCCACTGCAAAACATGGATCGAGAAGCAATGCTGGCCCGTGTAGAAGCTTTAAAACAACTCCTAGCGATACGCTAA
- the glpK gene encoding glycerol kinase GlpK, producing the protein MASYILAIDQGTTSTRCLIFDRAAQLVSLAQQEHKQHYPKPGWVEHDPLEIWQNTQSVIRTALSQAALNGREIAAIGIANQRETLVVWDQSTGQPYAPAIVWQDTRTDALCQKLARDGGTDRFRTQTGLPLSTYFSGPKLRWLLDRLPELERAARNGQALCGTIESWLIWNLTGGPQGGVHVTDVTNASRTLLMNLHTLAWDEDILRALDIPQAMLPRIVPSSAPEPWGFTRKDGPLGAEVPLTAALGDQQAALIGQGCFELGELKNTYGTGCFLLLHTGMQPVPSRHGLLTTVAYQLGNQPATYALEGSVAIAGALVQWLRDNLGFFTEAAEIEALAQRVPDSGGVYMVPAFSGLFAPYWRSDARGLVIGLTRYVRKEHLCRAALEATAYQTRDVVEAMTQDAGFAPRLLKVDGGMVRNALLMQFQADVLNLPVLRSAFAEATALGAAFAAGLAIGFWPDLNTLRTLCTYDQRWEPRMDAATREHLYQNWKRAVERALGWLV; encoded by the coding sequence ATGGCTTCCTATATCCTTGCGATTGACCAAGGGACCACCAGCACACGTTGTTTGATTTTCGATCGTGCAGCGCAGCTGGTCAGCCTGGCCCAGCAAGAGCATAAGCAACACTACCCAAAACCAGGCTGGGTAGAGCATGACCCGCTGGAGATCTGGCAAAACACCCAATCGGTCATCCGTACGGCCCTTTCGCAGGCTGCCTTAAACGGCCGCGAAATCGCTGCCATTGGCATAGCTAACCAGCGCGAAACCCTCGTCGTTTGGGATCAAAGCACCGGCCAGCCTTACGCTCCCGCGATTGTTTGGCAAGACACGCGTACCGATGCCCTCTGCCAGAAGCTAGCCCGCGACGGCGGCACAGACCGCTTTCGCACACAGACAGGCCTGCCCCTTTCCACCTACTTCTCTGGCCCTAAGCTACGCTGGCTGCTCGACCGTCTTCCTGAACTTGAACGCGCTGCCCGAAACGGCCAGGCGCTGTGCGGCACCATCGAAAGCTGGCTCATTTGGAATCTTACCGGTGGTCCCCAAGGCGGCGTGCATGTAACCGACGTGACCAACGCCAGCCGAACCCTCCTGATGAACCTGCATACGCTGGCGTGGGACGAAGACATTCTGCGCGCTTTGGATATCCCCCAAGCAATGCTGCCGCGCATTGTCCCATCCAGTGCACCAGAGCCCTGGGGATTCACGCGAAAAGACGGCCCCCTAGGCGCAGAAGTCCCGCTCACCGCTGCCCTGGGAGATCAACAAGCTGCACTGATAGGGCAGGGCTGCTTTGAACTCGGAGAACTCAAAAATACCTATGGCACCGGCTGCTTTTTACTGCTCCACACAGGAATGCAACCCGTGCCCTCTCGGCATGGCCTGCTGACTACAGTAGCCTACCAGTTGGGCAACCAACCCGCCACGTATGCCCTGGAGGGGTCCGTCGCTATCGCCGGGGCCTTAGTACAATGGCTGCGGGACAATCTGGGCTTTTTCACGGAAGCAGCCGAAATTGAAGCCTTAGCCCAGCGCGTGCCCGACAGCGGAGGCGTTTACATGGTACCCGCATTTTCCGGCCTCTTTGCCCCCTATTGGCGCAGCGATGCCCGTGGATTGGTGATTGGGCTTACCCGCTACGTCCGCAAAGAACACCTTTGCCGAGCTGCCCTTGAGGCTACCGCCTATCAAACACGCGACGTAGTAGAGGCAATGACCCAAGATGCTGGCTTTGCTCCCCGGTTGCTCAAAGTAGACGGCGGCATGGTACGCAACGCACTGCTCATGCAATTCCAGGCCGATGTGTTGAACCTGCCTGTCTTGCGCTCTGCCTTCGCCGAAGCCACCGCCTTAGGAGCGGCCTTTGCGGCTGGACTAGCCATTGGCTTTTGGCCCGACCTGAACACCCTGCGCACCTTATGCACTTATGATCAGCGTTGGGAGCCTCGTATGGACGCTGCCACACGCGAGCACCTCTACCAAAATTGGAAACGGGCCGTAGAACGTGCACTTGGCTGGCTTGTTTAG
- the thiS gene encoding sulfur carrier protein ThiS — protein sequence MSALTESMPIVLNGEPYEVPAGMSIADLLWHLEMDPETVRGIAVAVNDEVVRRAQWAEVRLQPGDRVELVTARQGG from the coding sequence ATGAGTGCGCTGACCGAGTCGATGCCCATTGTACTCAACGGTGAACCGTATGAAGTGCCGGCAGGTATGTCGATTGCGGACCTGCTGTGGCATCTAGAAATGGATCCTGAGACGGTGCGCGGCATTGCCGTAGCGGTCAACGACGAAGTGGTGCGCCGCGCGCAATGGGCCGAGGTGCGCCTTCAGCCTGGCGATCGGGTTGAACTGGTAACTGCCCGCCAAGGCGGATAA
- a CDS encoding thiazole synthase gives MKPLPIEGDVLQLADEPLRIGPLTLHSRLLMGSSGYPNVQTMLEALKAAGAELVTVAIRRINLKDRSEESLLALLERHGYTVLPNTAGCYTAREAVLVAELAREALATNLIKLEVIGDDETLLPDVEQLLKAARELIERDFVVLAYTNDDPITCRKLADLGCAAVMPLASPIGSGMGVVNPYNLHLIRELIDDVPLIVDAGIGTASDAAMAMELGYDGVLVNSAISQAEHPVLMARAVRYAVEAGRLAFKAGRMPRRFYARPSSPLEGRVGH, from the coding sequence ATGAAACCTTTGCCGATTGAGGGGGACGTACTGCAGCTGGCCGATGAGCCGCTCCGCATTGGGCCCCTAACGTTACATTCGCGGCTGCTGATGGGCTCCAGCGGCTATCCCAATGTGCAGACAATGCTTGAGGCGCTCAAAGCTGCTGGTGCCGAGCTGGTGACCGTAGCGATTCGCCGCATCAATCTTAAAGACCGCTCCGAAGAAAGTCTGCTTGCCCTACTAGAGCGTCACGGCTACACGGTGCTGCCCAATACGGCGGGTTGCTACACAGCCCGAGAGGCGGTTTTGGTAGCTGAACTCGCCCGCGAAGCCTTAGCGACCAATCTGATCAAGCTCGAAGTTATTGGCGACGACGAAACGCTGCTGCCTGATGTCGAACAGCTCCTAAAAGCAGCACGGGAGCTTATTGAACGTGATTTTGTGGTACTGGCCTACACGAACGACGATCCGATTACCTGCCGCAAACTAGCCGATCTGGGTTGCGCAGCCGTTATGCCTTTGGCTTCCCCAATCGGGAGTGGCATGGGGGTGGTCAATCCGTACAACCTGCACCTGATTCGCGAGCTCATTGACGATGTCCCTCTAATTGTTGATGCGGGCATCGGCACAGCCAGTGATGCTGCCATGGCTATGGAGTTGGGCTACGATGGCGTACTGGTCAACTCGGCGATATCTCAGGCCGAGCATCCCGTGCTCATGGCCCGTGCTGTTCGCTATGCGGTCGAAGCTGGCCGGTTGGCCTTTAAAGCCGGACGTATGCCCCGACGCTTTTATGCCCGACCCTCTTCACCGCTGGAAGGGCGCGTAGGGCATTAA
- a CDS encoding class I fructose-bisphosphate aldolase, which translates to MVEVTTSRIAELLGDEAEYLLEHRCTTIPKEMLHLPGPDFVDRVWKDSDRNPRVLRAMQELFNTGRLAGTGYLSILPVDQGIEHSAGASFAKNPEYFDPENIVRLAIEGGCNAVATTFGVLGAVARKYAHKIPFILKLNHNELLTYPNTYDQILFARVKDAWNMGCLGVGATVYFGSPESRRQLQEVSEAFAYAHELGMVTILWCYLRNNAFKVNGVNHETAADLTGQANHLGVTIEADIIKQKQPTHNGGYKALNTGDSSYGKLDERIYTELTSEHPIDLTRYQVANCYMGRCGLINSGGGSKGKDDLREAVRTAVINKRAGGMGLISGRKAFQRPMSEGVALLHAIQDVYLNTEITIA; encoded by the coding sequence ATGGTTGAGGTCACAACGTCCCGTATTGCCGAGCTGTTGGGCGACGAAGCCGAATACCTTCTCGAGCATCGGTGTACCACAATCCCTAAAGAAATGCTGCATTTGCCCGGACCGGACTTTGTCGATCGGGTCTGGAAGGACTCCGATCGCAATCCGCGGGTGCTCCGCGCCATGCAGGAGCTGTTCAATACAGGCCGGCTGGCCGGCACGGGCTACCTGTCGATCTTACCTGTCGACCAAGGCATTGAGCACAGCGCAGGCGCCAGCTTTGCCAAAAATCCGGAATATTTTGATCCCGAAAACATCGTTCGCTTGGCTATTGAAGGCGGCTGCAATGCGGTAGCCACAACATTTGGCGTGTTGGGGGCCGTGGCCCGCAAGTACGCCCACAAGATTCCCTTCATTTTAAAGCTCAACCACAACGAATTGCTCACCTACCCCAATACTTACGACCAGATTTTGTTTGCCCGTGTTAAGGACGCCTGGAACATGGGCTGCCTGGGGGTAGGGGCCACGGTCTACTTTGGTTCACCGGAATCGCGTCGCCAGCTTCAAGAAGTCAGCGAAGCGTTCGCTTATGCCCACGAACTGGGGATGGTGACGATTCTTTGGTGCTACCTGCGCAATAACGCCTTCAAAGTCAACGGTGTCAACCACGAAACGGCTGCAGACCTTACAGGCCAAGCCAACCATCTGGGCGTAACCATCGAAGCTGACATCATTAAGCAAAAGCAGCCCACGCACAATGGCGGCTACAAGGCCCTGAATACCGGCGACTCAAGCTACGGTAAGCTGGACGAGCGCATCTACACCGAGCTGACCAGTGAACACCCCATCGACCTAACACGCTACCAGGTAGCCAACTGCTACATGGGCCGCTGCGGCCTCATCAACTCCGGGGGAGGGTCTAAGGGAAAAGACGACCTGCGAGAGGCGGTGCGCACAGCCGTAATCAACAAACGGGCTGGGGGTATGGGGCTCATCTCAGGACGTAAAGCCTTTCAGCGCCCCATGTCAGAAGGCGTTGCCCTGCTGCACGCGATCCAGGATGTGTATTTGAATACTGAAATCACCATCGCCTAA
- the thiO gene encoding glycine oxidase ThiO, whose protein sequence is MSQQPVCIVGGGVIGLAIGWELARQGKTVLLLERSQVGRAASWASAGMLAPDAEIQFEEPELYQFSKESLRRWPDYAQALEAASGLSIDLRTEGALMVAPDRDSAEAYRRIYRFAKEQGLNVAWLSGEEALALEPFLAPRLAGAIHAPETYQVDNRRLVEALRIAFEKAGGQIREQTPVVAIEPDVKRPVVRTAQGERIEAEVVILAAGAWSGEIEGLGWKPPLRPIKGQVIVLSIEPPFGLRYVVRGPDAYLVPKRDGRLIVGATMEEMGFDTRVTAGGLYRLLEGAWELVPGIYDLPVQEVLAGLRPGTRDNRPLLGYGAPGTVLATGHYRHGILLTPITAQEIAHLVLTGETSDWIAPFSPERFLTASETLP, encoded by the coding sequence ATGTCACAGCAACCGGTTTGCATCGTAGGCGGCGGCGTGATTGGCTTGGCCATTGGTTGGGAACTGGCCCGCCAGGGAAAGACGGTATTGCTGCTCGAGCGAAGCCAGGTAGGCCGTGCAGCTTCGTGGGCTTCGGCCGGTATGCTGGCGCCTGACGCCGAGATTCAGTTTGAAGAGCCTGAGCTCTATCAGTTTAGTAAAGAAAGTTTACGGCGCTGGCCCGACTATGCACAGGCACTCGAAGCTGCTAGCGGTCTTTCGATCGACCTGCGTACGGAAGGTGCGCTCATGGTGGCACCCGACCGCGACAGTGCTGAGGCCTACCGCCGCATCTATCGCTTTGCGAAAGAGCAAGGGCTCAACGTCGCGTGGTTGAGTGGGGAAGAGGCGCTGGCGTTGGAGCCGTTTCTAGCACCACGGTTGGCCGGGGCGATTCATGCACCGGAGACCTATCAAGTCGATAACCGACGGCTGGTCGAAGCCTTGCGCATTGCTTTTGAAAAAGCAGGCGGACAAATCCGTGAGCAAACACCTGTGGTCGCCATTGAGCCCGATGTGAAACGGCCGGTGGTACGCACCGCTCAAGGAGAGCGCATTGAAGCCGAAGTGGTGATCTTAGCTGCCGGCGCTTGGTCAGGTGAAATCGAAGGGTTAGGCTGGAAGCCGCCGCTGCGGCCGATTAAGGGACAGGTCATTGTGCTAAGCATTGAACCTCCTTTTGGGCTGCGTTATGTGGTCCGTGGACCAGATGCCTACCTGGTACCTAAGCGGGATGGGCGATTGATTGTGGGGGCAACCATGGAAGAAATGGGATTCGACACGCGCGTTACGGCCGGAGGGCTATACCGACTGCTGGAGGGCGCTTGGGAGCTCGTGCCTGGCATTTATGATCTACCTGTACAGGAAGTTTTAGCTGGACTCCGACCTGGAACGCGCGACAACCGACCGCTGCTGGGCTACGGAGCACCAGGCACGGTGCTGGCTACCGGACACTACCGCCACGGCATTCTCCTGACGCCAATCACTGCCCAGGAAATTGCCCACCTGGTGCTTACTGGAGAAACCTCCGACTGGATAGCCCCGTTTTCCCCTGAGCGATTCCTAACGGCTTCTGAGACCTTGCCATGA
- a CDS encoding tetratricopeptide repeat protein → MVSPAFSRSQAAALWRQARKAHAQSRFAEAAQHYLAAARLLPKHPDKQAAAYLEAAHALRLVGRFRQALRLYARVQALARRLGDASLGMDARVGEGMARRALGDLQEAIGCFREALAYYQAQGDTEGYGYTLWSLGGALRLSGDFEEAQDCLLAALEIFQDEQPSTAEGYVRCALGGLSRMRGEYDASLAYYQAAERILEACDDLFGRAYAACGIANAYRMLGKTEAAHHYFAQAQQRYQQIGDRVSYAYTLWGEGTLLKMTDALAQARERFRQALQLFRATGDDRGIAYAYLGLAELFLLEGRAPQRARQYLVAARDRTEQHGYRFERLHAELLLHLSGLEPRADGLEALRNAYRRCGSHWLETTAGTLPLNIP, encoded by the coding sequence ATGGTATCGCCAGCATTTTCACGTAGCCAAGCCGCTGCGTTATGGCGGCAGGCTCGTAAGGCGCATGCCCAAAGCCGATTTGCTGAAGCGGCACAGCATTACCTGGCCGCTGCTCGGCTGCTACCAAAACATCCCGATAAGCAAGCTGCAGCCTACCTTGAGGCAGCGCATGCGCTTCGCCTGGTTGGGCGCTTTCGGCAAGCACTTCGCCTCTACGCACGTGTGCAGGCGCTAGCACGTAGGCTGGGCGATGCCTCGCTAGGCATGGATGCCCGTGTGGGCGAAGGGATGGCCCGAAGAGCCTTGGGCGACTTGCAAGAGGCCATCGGTTGCTTTCGCGAAGCACTGGCCTATTACCAAGCGCAAGGGGACACTGAAGGCTATGGCTATACGCTCTGGAGTTTAGGTGGGGCATTGCGCCTAAGCGGTGATTTTGAGGAAGCGCAGGATTGCTTGCTTGCAGCCCTAGAAATCTTCCAAGACGAGCAGCCCTCGACGGCCGAGGGGTACGTCCGCTGCGCACTGGGCGGTTTAAGCCGCATGCGAGGGGAATACGACGCCTCTTTGGCCTATTACCAGGCGGCCGAACGCATCCTCGAAGCATGCGACGATTTGTTTGGTCGTGCCTATGCGGCTTGTGGAATTGCGAATGCCTACCGCATGTTGGGCAAGACCGAAGCTGCCCATCACTACTTTGCGCAAGCCCAACAGCGCTACCAGCAGATCGGGGACCGGGTGAGCTATGCCTACACGCTTTGGGGTGAGGGAACGCTGTTGAAGATGACAGATGCTTTGGCGCAAGCCCGCGAGCGTTTCCGGCAAGCGCTACAGCTTTTTCGGGCTACAGGCGACGATCGGGGTATTGCCTATGCTTATTTGGGATTAGCTGAGCTGTTTCTTTTGGAAGGTCGTGCGCCCCAACGGGCACGACAGTACTTAGTGGCTGCACGCGATCGGACAGAGCAGCATGGGTACAGGTTTGAGCGGCTTCATGCTGAGCTGCTATTGCACCTTTCGGGTTTGGAACCCCGAGCAGATGGGCTTGAGGCCTTGCGCAATGCCTATCGTCGCTGCGGTTCGCATTGGCTTGAAACCACTGCTGGCACACTGCCCTTGAACATCCCCTAA
- a CDS encoding NAD(P)/FAD-dependent oxidoreductase, whose protein sequence is MQASPRIAVVGAGLAGACAAFALAPYATVTVFEASSSQAEAFRAQGGLVHPLMTRRARPNWRHEEALQALERLLEATGVRVQRGLLRVAFEARQYTDFQEAARRYPQWASWLAPEAVRDHFPQVHAPYGALWIPSGLLVPVATLIQSLLAHAGVPVHRGVEILDWQETATEVVLQAANGAAYTFDYVVLAPGYGYVRHPELARLPLQGVKGQAIALSSLPELGHLPPVVANVHVVFGPDHLHVGSSYELTFSSLAPSPAQSLQLQEQAAYWVPAIARATFKEAWVGVRVIRPLQPLPVLSPLPSRRRVWLFSALGSRGLLFAPLLASWLPKVLFEPERLPPEVRLTRA, encoded by the coding sequence ATGCAAGCTTCACCTCGGATTGCTGTTGTGGGCGCTGGCCTTGCGGGCGCGTGTGCAGCCTTCGCTCTTGCACCTTATGCAACTGTAACCGTTTTTGAGGCAAGTTCGTCCCAAGCCGAAGCGTTTCGTGCCCAAGGCGGACTGGTTCATCCGCTCATGACGCGGCGTGCACGCCCCAACTGGCGCCATGAAGAAGCGCTTCAGGCGCTAGAGCGCTTGCTCGAGGCCACTGGCGTACGTGTGCAACGAGGACTGCTGCGGGTGGCCTTTGAAGCGCGTCAATATACCGATTTTCAGGAAGCAGCGCGCCGCTACCCACAGTGGGCCTCTTGGCTTGCGCCCGAAGCCGTCCGCGACCACTTTCCGCAAGTACATGCCCCCTATGGAGCTCTGTGGATCCCCAGCGGCCTTCTGGTTCCCGTCGCCACGTTGATCCAAAGCTTATTGGCGCATGCTGGCGTACCAGTACATCGCGGCGTAGAAATCCTTGATTGGCAAGAAACGGCCACGGAAGTCGTGCTCCAGGCAGCCAACGGCGCAGCGTATACGTTTGACTACGTCGTGCTTGCTCCAGGCTATGGCTACGTGCGCCACCCAGAACTGGCACGGCTGCCCCTTCAGGGGGTTAAGGGACAAGCGATCGCGCTCAGCAGCCTTCCAGAACTCGGCCATTTACCGCCGGTTGTAGCCAACGTCCATGTGGTTTTTGGGCCAGATCACTTGCATGTAGGGAGCTCCTATGAGCTCACATTCTCCAGCTTAGCGCCCTCACCAGCCCAAAGCCTTCAATTGCAGGAACAAGCCGCCTACTGGGTACCTGCTATAGCACGTGCAACATTTAAAGAAGCCTGGGTAGGCGTACGCGTTATTCGTCCCTTGCAACCCTTACCCGTACTTAGCCCTCTACCAAGCCGGCGGCGGGTCTGGCTTTTTTCAGCGCTGGGTTCACGTGGCTTGCTCTTTGCACCGCTTTTAGCCTCTTGGCTGCCCAAAGTGCTCTTTGAACCTGAGCGGCTACCCCCTGAGGTGCGACTGACCAGAGCCTAA